The Oncorhynchus mykiss isolate Arlee chromosome 17, USDA_OmykA_1.1, whole genome shotgun sequence genomic interval TAAAAGATTGCCTTAAACACAATataatttttttcttctttcggAAGACAAAGGTCAAGCCTCTTAAACAAATTAGGGGcatgttgtctctgtgtgtttactGGCAAAGGCTTGTGTTTTCTTCCGTGTTACTGTTTTCTTTTAGCCAGACCGTCAAGCTCAGGTATATTAGTGTGCAGAATAGTATGTTCATAGGCTATGAGAAAATAACTTCAAGATCACttcaacaatctctccctcacctACCAATGCAAATAAAATGTCATTCACACATGTAAGAAGCTACTTGTTGCCTGTGTTATTTGTAATAAAGGTTtctacaccgagtgtacaaaacattaggaacatcagctctttccatgacatactatAGATTCAGTGCTCGACTTGGGCAGGAGGTCACCGAATCTGAGAActggcacctcaaatgttctactgatTGAACTTCTGTAACTCttatattagctcaaaagtattgtggagctcctacacctaaatataaacagtaccggcaccaaaaatgagtaccggcacctatttcagtctAAGTCAAGCActgcatagactgaccaggtgaaagccaaATCCACTTCAGtgaagatgaaggggagaagacgggttagaaggatttttaagccttgagacagatTGTGTATatctgccattcagagggtgaatgggcaagataaaatatttaagtgcctttaaatggggtatggtagtaggtgccaggaacactggtttgagtgtgtcaagaactgcaacactgctgggtttttcacgctcaatagtttcctgtgtgtatgaaAAATGGAcagccagccaacttgacaactgtgggaagcattggagtcaacatgggccagcatccctgtggaacactttcaacaccttgtagagtccattccccgactaattgaggctgttctgagggcaaaagggagtgcaactcaatattaggaagttgtccctaatgttttgtacactcagtgtatatttacaATAACAAGACGGTCTTAATTCCTGACAACATTTTAGCAACGAGAAGTCTTATGTTCTCCATAACCCCCCTCTCAATCAGGGATCAATTAAGTAGATTAAACATATGAAAGCAGAACTCCAAAATATGAAGACAGAAATAAGAATTTCTAAGTGAATGACATCCCTCTTTGACTTCAACACTTTCAGTCTGGAACCCTCAGGTGACATAATGTTGATCTTTTGAATGAAGCAGTTCACAACAGAAATGCAATGTTACATCTACACAACACACAAGATTTCAAAACAGTTATTTGCAGATTACTGGATCAGGTAGATGTGGTTCCTGAGATGTTTAACACTTATCTGGAAATTGTAAAGTTCTATCTGAAACACATCCATAAACTAAAGTAGAACAGGCAACCCAGCTTAAAGATATGTACACACAATAAGCATTTCGATGGAGTTGATTCTTCTCAGCTCCCGGCATTCTGAAGATCCTACATCAGCATCGTCTGCAGAGACTTGCCATCTCTTGCTGTTGCTGTTATTAGAAAATGTATTGTTTGTTGAACTAAATGAAATGTTCTAAATAGAACAGTTAAGTATTTTCTAAATAGCTCAGTTCATGCTCATAGTGCTCATGCCCATAGTACGCTAATATTTTAAAATGGCACATATCAATTTGTATTCTTAGCAACGCTTCAGCTAAGCAAAGGGGTCAACCATCGTACGGCACGTGAACAATGAGTTAGTAAATTGATCTGTCCTTTTACTTACTGTGTCACTGAGAATCTTTTTCTGAAACAGTGCCATCTCCTGGCGCAGCTCGCCCTGTGCAGCACCCTGCTGGCTGACATGGGTCTTCTCCATCGTATCAAGGCTCTACCAGCCCAGCAAAACAAGGTGGCATGAGAAAACCAGCTGAGACATAGATTTAAAATCACCATGTTAAAGAATACTATGAGATAATATACTTGGATGTACTGCTCCAGCAGCTGCTTGAGAGTCTTCAGTCTCTGGCTCTGGGAGGCCCTCTTGTGCTGAAACATCTTCTGCTGGTGCTGGAACATACTCTATGGGAACACATACAGCACGTACAGTTAGTTCTAAAAGATGCCTTATTTACTCCAGTGTTACTCTGTAAGTAGCTATAGAATAGAAATAGGTACACTATTTTCtgtcctgacagagcattaccaGTAGTTTCTCCTCATTATCCTTGGACTTCTGCACATCTGTGTCCCACTGACTGAAGACTGCATTGAACTGGGTGCAGTAATCTTGTCACTTTACTCCTGCGGAATTGATATCATACAAatcaggttacacacacacacacacacacacacacacacacacacacacacacacacacacacacacacacacacacacacacacacacacacacacacacacacacttgcacccTATTTTCACTCTACACATCTCATTACTTGTCTCTTTGTTGGACCCTCCATAACTGCTCAATCTTCTGATGGCTAGTCTTCACAGAGGACTTAGTGAACGTTTCCAAACGTTTGCGTTTTGCCAGGAAGGCTTTGTTGATGTCCGCTGGCAGTAAAGAGAAAAAGAGGCTCACAGATGTAATGCATAGTTCATTGATGAGAAACAATCGCTGTACCAATCAGTGTGCAaggcccagtggtggaaaaagtaacaAATTGTCATATTTgattaaaagtaaagataccttaataaaaaacgactcaagtaaaagtgagtcaacctgtaaaatactacttgagttttaaatatacttaagtatcaaaagtaaatgtaattaataaaatatcaatatcaataagtatcaaaagtataaatcatttcaaattccttacatcaagcaaaccagatggcaccatgttcttgtttttaacatttacagatagccatgggcacattccaacactcacacatcatttacaaactaagcatttgtttttagtgagtccgccagatcagaggcattagggatgaccagggatgttctcttgataagtgtgtgaatttgaccattttcctgtcctgctaagcattcaaaatgtaacaaagtacttttgggtgtcagggaaaatgtatggagaagaaagtacattattttcttcaggaatatagtgtaaaagttgtcaaaaatataaatagtaaagtaaagtacagacacccacaaaaactacttaagaagtactttaaagtatttttacttaagtactttacaccactggcaaTGCCAGAGTATGAAATAtaaggatagaaagagagagattagagacaAATCTAGTGGAACACACAATACCTACAAATCTGTCCAACATGGTCATCATATCCCCTCTGTGGAAGAGGAAGACATTATATAGTTATTGAATGACAGCAATATCAACCCATGAATTAAATCACACAGGATAATACTGTATGTTCACCTCTGATAAATAAATGTCACTTTGTGACAAATGCTTGGCCTACCCTTTGGTGATGTCAATATCATCATCTGGTTCTGACATGTTTCCTTCCTCTCAAAGCCTCTGCCTCAACTACTGTAAAGAAACAATAAAGAAAGTAGACTATTAGATATTATGTCATGTATAAAAACATGCACATTATTTTAGGCTACCAGTTTCCAGGACTAACAAATGTTACCTGGCAGGTTTTCATTGTTGAAACTCTCATTGAAGTCCTCCATATAGGGTTTGCCTGAGTTGGTTATAGTGCCTTTTGCTTTGCCTTTCTGAGCATGTCCCTTGTGCATTGCCATTTCTTGCTGGTTGTcaataaagaaaataaatgtgCCAAAGAACTGGTTCAAATGACAACTTTAGCCTACTGTATATGCTTGctaccgttagctagctaacagctaacCACTGTTAACAATCTAGTGCCAGGTGTGAAATCAATTTTACTGACCTATTTTCAAACAGAATAGGCTATCCAAGTAAAAATCCTTATTTTGCTTCACAATTTTGGTTTCAAACGTTTTGAAATATGTGTAAATATAGTCATGAAAGCTAGTTTAGCTTCGTCTGAAATAGCTAAACTTGGAGTAAAGTCACCAGTTGAAAATCTGGCGCGGGAAAAACGTTGCACGCCGATTGAGCGCGGGGACAAATGACATCACTTTGTTGGTGGATACAATGTTTGATTGGTAGAAACATCGATACAATTGTGTTAAGAGAACCCTCTCTGGTGTTACTTTGTGTCAGCGTTGATATTCCCACTGTTAATGGCTTTTCAGTTGATTCATTGGCCCACACTAATTGAATTGCACAAGCTAATGCTATGACCGGTATTAATACAGGATTTTCGATTTATCATATAATTTATCATAAATATGCAATATGTATACCCTATATGAAAAACGGATTGGATTTAGGCTGATAGACCACTCCAAAGGCTGCAGAATGAGCAGTGACGCTCCTCTGGATGTAAACTCTGTGGATTTGGAAACTAGAAGTGCTTCTGGGTAGAATAGACCAACCTTTTACTGAGACACAATGTACAGAAAATGGTGTACggtgcaatatatatatatatccaataTGAAAAACGTACTGAACGTAGTGCAAAAGGAATGGACTAATTAACAATGGGATTTAAAAGTATTTTCAAAATATTTTTAAGTAgattattacaattattattattattactattattaataaTAGTAGTATTATAAATACGGTTTAGTTATTTGTATTACTGTTGTTACCATGATAACTATCTAGTAATCATTACTTTTTGCTGTTAACAATAATGGCAGCGCTATAATATTATTTGTGCTATAAAGTCGATTAAATGTTTTTCATATTGttaaacaacaaaaatatttcaGCATAAAATGTTATGAATTTC includes:
- the LOC110495176 gene encoding synaptonemal complex protein 3-like yields the protein MEDFNESFNNENLPADINKAFLAKRKRLETFTKSSVKTSHQKIEQLWRFNAVFSQWDTDVQKSKDNEEKLLSMFQHQQKMFQHKRASQSQRLKTLKQLLEQYIQSLDTMEKTHVSQQGAAQGELRQEMALFQKKILSDTQQQEMASLCRRC